TTAGAAACCGCGCTGAATTCCCCTTGGGATTTAGCGAAAGTGGGAAATACCTTATTTATTGCAATGGCTGGGCCGCATCAAATTTGGGAAATGGATTTAGAAACTGGCATTATCAAAACTTATGCTGGTACTGGTGCAGAAGCGTGTATTGATGGTTCACTTACCGAATCTGCCTTTGCTCAACCTAGTGGTATTACTAATAATGGGCAAGAATTATATATTGCTGACAGTGAAGTTAGTTCAATTCGTGGTATTGGAATTGTCGAACCGTATCAAGTAAGAACTGTTTGCGGTAGTGGCGGTTTATTTGGTTTTGGCGATGTTGATGGACAAGGTGAAGATGTCCGTTTCCAACACTGTTTAGGAGTGGAATACGCGCAGAATTTTTTGTGGGTAGCAGATACTTATAACCATAAAATTAAATTAGTTAGTCCTAGTGGGAATTGTCAAACAGTTTTGGGAGATGGTTTTGCTGGTTTACAAAATGGTCAAAGTAAAAATAGCCGCTTTTTTGAACCTTCGGGATTGAGTGCTTTGAGTTCTTTTTTATATATTGCTGATACTAATAACCATGCTATTCGTTGTGTAGATTTGGATACTTTTGAGGTGACAACTCTTCAATTTCCTGGTTTATGTGCGCCAGATGTTTGTATTCCACTTAATTTATAGAATGATAACCTTACGCAAAAGCGTAAAGGAAAATTCTCTGTTTCAGGACTATGCGTGATATTTTAAAGAGTAATTTTTTAGAGCGATCGCTTGTATGCAATTAGTCGTTTTTGATATTGATGGTACACTAACAAATACCAACAAAATTGATGAAAATTGTTTTGTACATGCTTTCGCGCTGGAATTTGGTATTTTTGGTATAAATACAAATTGGGCTGAATATACGTACACCACAGATTCTGGAATTACCCAGCAAATTTTTCAAGAAAAATTAGAACGTCTTCCTTCAAATGAAGAGTTAGTAAGACTTAAAGCACGTTTTATTAGCCTCCTCCAGGAAGCATTTATTAACAAGCAAGATTTGTTCAGCGAAATTCCTGGTTCTGCAAATGTATTAGCTAAATTACAGCTAGACCCTGATTGGTGTGTTGCGATCGCAACTGGTGGTTGGGGTGAGTCTGCTAAATTAAAACTTCAAAAAGCTAACTTAGTAATAGAAGGGATACCGTTGGCTTCAGCAAATGATGCACTATCACGAGAAGATATTATTAAAACAGCTATCCTCCAAGCCAAAAATATTTATCAAGTTGAAAATTTTCGGAAAATTGTTTTTGTAGGTGATGGTGTTTGGGATGTAAAAGCAGCCTATCAGTTGAGTATTGCTTTTATTGGAATAGGTGATACTAAATTAACAAATGTAGGTGCTACTAAAGTAATTAAAGACTTTACAAATCTAGAAAATTTCCTGAAAATATTACAATCCGCAGTAATCCCGAAATTTTCTATGAACACCATTCTCCACATTACCAAACGTCAACAATGGGAACAAGCAAAAAATCTTGGTACATATCGCGCTGATTCGTTAGACAGTGAAGGTTTTATACATTGTTCAAAATCTACGCAAATACTCAAGGTTGCAAAGAGATTTTTTGATAATCAAAAAGAATTGGTACTACTTTTGATTGATTCTGAAAAAGTCAAAGCTGAAATTCGCTATGAACCTGCTGAAATAGTAGAATTATTTCCTCACATTTATGGTGAGTTAAATATTGATGCTGTGTATCAGGTGATTGATTTTGAAGCTGGGGAAGATGGTTTATTTGAGTTGCCGCAAGAAGTTATAGATTTAGAATAACGAACCGCAGAGGACACGGAGAAGGAGAGGAGGAGACGCTTTTTGGTTAGAGCATTTGCTACATCTCAAATTTAATTCTCGTTCGCTAAGAGGATGTTTGAAAAGTTTTGGGCGATTGGAAATCGCGACTACACAGACGAAACCCACCTACGTGGGTTAAGAAGCTTGATTTTGTGTTAGTCCGCGCAGACGGACTTTGCTTGTGTAGGGCAAGTAATAATTTAGACTTTTCAAACTTTTCAAACAACCTCTAAGGTAAAATCAAGGTTTTGCCTTGGTAGACGTGATTTATAACGCCCTTTTAAAGTATTTCGCGCTTTACTTAAAGAACGGGAATTAATCTAGAGCAATTGTGACCGAATTTAATTTACAAATCCAAGAAAATAGCGATCGCTTGTCAACTCCACTGGAGGATGCTTTACCTAGCTTGCTTCCCCTTCAGAGTACAATACACTGTGTCAACACCAAAAGCGATCGCCTCGACCGTTACCTTTCCCAAGAATTACCAGATTTATCTCGTTCTCGCATCCAACAGTTAATCGAACAGGGTAACGTCCAACTTAACGATCGAGTCTGCACATCTAAGAAGATCAATGTCAAGCTAGGCGATCGCATCACTCTCGAAATACCAGAAGTTCAACCTTTAGAACTACAAGCCGAAGATATCCCCTTAGATATCCTATATGAAGACGACCAGTTACTTATTCTCAACAAACCCGCAGGTTTAGTTGTCCATCCTGCGCCCGGTCATCCAGATGGTACTTTAGTAAATGCTCTATTGGCTCACTGTCCCAATTTACCAGGAATTGGCGGAGTCCAACGTCCGGGAATTGTCCATAGATTGGATAAGGATACTACAGGTGCGATCGCGATCGCTAAAACAGATATTGCCCATCATCATCTACAAGCACAACTGAAAGCAAAAACTGCACGACGAGAATACTTGGGCGTAGTTTATGGTGCGCCAAAAACTGAAAGTGGCACTATTGACTTGCCTATTGGTCGCCATCCCCAAGACCGGAAAAAAATGGCTGTTATGCCTGTTGAACAAGGCGGACGAGTCGCTGTCACTCACTGGAAAGTATTAGAACGTCTTGGTAACTTCACCTTAATTCACTTTCAATTAGAAACTGGACGCACACATCAAATTCGTGTTCACAGCAGCAAAATTGGTCATCCCATTGTCGGCGACCCAGTTTATAGTTCTGGCCATTCAGTGGGTGTAAATTTGCCTGGTCAAGCACTACACGCTTGGCGACTCAAATTGCAGCATCCCCTATCTGAGGAGTTGATTGAGGTGACAGCTACTCCTCCCGCCCACTTTACAAAACTTTTAGAGATGCTAAAAAGACGAACTACACTTTAAGTTCATCCACGCTTGAATCTAACCCCGTTTTAAATACATCAAGTATTGATAAAAAACCATTAACAACTAGCGTGCATTAGACATGGGATAGAGTTTGTTTCACTTAGTTATATCTAAATAAAACTCCTACATAACCCAAGACTTATGCACGCTATAAAACGATCCAATGGATGTACTAGCCAGCCACCGACCAAAAATCGTTATTTAATTCCTGACAGTTGCCGATAAGGTACAGACTTTTCGATATCGATGTTGTATGGCGAGATCCGTTGTGGAGCATTGCCAGTTGCATTGATACTTTGTGCCAAACCCAAGAATAAAGCTGGATCGCCAGCCTTGGGCTTTTGCTCTTGTGGAAGGAATCTGCGTACTTCGACCTGCCAAATGATTTGGGGGAAACCCAATTTGGCACGGTGATAATCTTCGTATCGCGGAGATTTGATGTTGAATGGCAACTCACCCGCAGACTGGGATGGCAGTATCCGACGGCGCTGATAAGGCACTGTGGAATATCCAAAATTGCTCAGGTACTCTTCAGTGTTGAGCACTTCATCAATAAAGCCTACAATCCCCTTGGTAGCGACCACAATTGACCAAGCGATTTTTTCCCGCTCGCTGTAGGGATCGCGTCCTAGAACCCGCTGAATTACTTGCTCAACAAAGCGATAATTATTGTTGAGGTCGTAGAAGCTTTTCTTAAAGGTGTTGGAAAGCACCAACCCACGAATAAAGTCCCGTACTGTAATTTGTCCATTACGGAGTTGAGACTCTAAATACGTTTCGCGATCAGCAGCAAAAGCATAAAAGAAAATTTGACGATATGCTGCTTCGATCAGATCGCCTAAATCTGACGGAGAAAGTATATTGTCTGTAGTAAAAATCCTGGGCTGCTCATCACCAGGTACTTCGTATCCAGCTACACGCTGATTTTGACTTGAAGGTTCATATTCTAACAGAGGAAGTGGCACTCTAAAGCCTCCATGTTCTTAATTAAAGTTAACAACTTTTAATCACATATTAAGGGAGTAGTTGTATCAGAACTTCAGATTCTGATAAAATTTCACGAAACTTAACTAAGCAGAATTTAAGTATTCGTAGGATAAATGATTAGTCTGCTGGATTCAACCCATAGCTAATCAATAAATAGGTAATCAGACTTCTAGCTTAATGACTACGTAAATCGACTAAAAAATTTTATTCACATATTTTAGATTAGGAGATTCAGTTTCACCTTTTTGAATTGAAGCAATAATTTTTAACATTTAGCAAAAGAAATTAATAGAATATGGGGCATTGGGCGTTAGGAGTGCTGAGTTAGGAGTTAGGAGTTAGGAGTTAAGAGTTTTGTTTATCTCCTTGTCCCCTCATCTCCCCTGCTCCCCTGCTCCCCTGCCCCCTCGGCGAGTCAGCGACCTATCCAAAATTCCAGGGGATCTATGGTTGATTTACAGTAAGGCCAACTACGCAAAGTTGCTTCCATTCCTGCCTGCCAGTAGGGTGGTTCCAATCCCAGTCCTAAGCATAGATGAGATAGGATACTAGCAAACTGCTCATTGTGACCAAACTCTCCTAGATGGGCATGGGCGTATTCATGGACAACTACACCAAACCAATCTCTAGGTGCAACTCGACCAACATCTACCAGAATCGTGATTGGGTTTGTGAGAATATTGCACAGCCCATCTATGCCGAAAGATTGAGCTATGGGGACTGCAAAAATTTGGATTTGGCGACGTTCTTGGGGATGAAAGCACTCATGACAAACTTCCAGATAGGTGTTGATCTGAGCGTTTACAGCGTTAATATTCTCGCCGATCCAAGTGCAAATGGGGATGCGATCGCGCAGGTTATCAAACACATCCACCATACCCGGTTCTAGGGCAAGTCCCTGTACCAGACGCAGATAATCTTGCCCACGAGTAAAAGCATCGCTCTGCTTGAGATAATTCACCAGCCCAAAACTGAATAAAACTGTCTTTTTTCCAGAACATCCGTCCCAAGTTTTTCTGTTACTTCTTCTGGGCTAGAAACCTCAACAGAAGTTTCAATGCGGCTTTCACTACAAAATGATGCGGTGCTAAAGCCACCAAACCGTTTGACTGTACTGGTTCGTAGTCGCATATTTGGGCTGGCGAACCAGAATCGCTCAATGGAACTCATTGTTTCGTATTCGGTTGTCAACACTAGTCCATCTTCATCATCCATGTGAAAAAGACCGACTACAGGCACTATTTCGGCGTAGCCTCTTTCGCGGAGTAATTTACCTTGCCTTGGGTTATCGCCATCAGGCACGATCGCAAATATAGTTTTCCCCTGATGATTCTCCTCACCCTCTCGATCCCAAGCCATTGTTCCTAGCCAACGCACACGCGAACCACCGACTGAAAGGCTGGGGTCAATCTCATGATACTGGCACAGTTCAATGATTTCTGGATGATCGGCATCGAGAGTTTCTACCTGTATATCCGATTCTCCTATCTCTGAGCGCTTGAACGCCAGATGATGAGTTGCACGTTGCGATCGCCACTTACCAGCACTTAGCTGAAAAAATTCCATTGCGTCTATCAATCTTCTGACTCCTACTTATTACTCCTGCGGATGATGTTTTACGAGGTCTTTCTTTTTAGAGTAGTTGGTATATAAACATTCTAAACATTACAGCGATTAGCGGCCAGCTTCAAGAAACACCCTGAAAAAGGAGATACAGAAGTGTTGTTATGTAATTGTAAACTTTTATAAGCATGGTTCTTTATAGCTTGACAATGTAGACATTTTAATGTCCAAGTGCTAGACTATTAGAAAGCGATCGTCTTCCAATAACAACAAATACCTTTCGATTCAGTCAATCACAGGAGTGAATGATGGACTTTCCAGTCGAATTAACTTTAGAACAACAGTTTCGCTTACAAAATTTGAAAGACCAAGTAAAAAGTTTGAGTCAACAAGAGGCTCAAGAATATTTACTAGAAGTTTTACGGCAGATGATGGTAAAAGATAATTTGGTCAAACATCTGTTAAAACAAGCTTGATACAGTAAAAACCAAGATTTTTTCCTTAAGACTTACGCAATGGCAGAGTTCCATAAAAATGCGTAAGTCTTAATTTTTTTGCCCAATTTCGGCTAAATTTTGATTTTTTGATCGGGAAAGCCAAAATTATAGGTAAATATTACAGATTATTACTTTGTCTCTCATAGTAAAGACTAGGGTACTATTGATCCCCTATGTTTTTGTTTGGCTACTCACAGTTAACCTGATCGAGAACACGCCAGAAATAATATCCGCCATTTGTGAATATTAAGGAGAACTCATGGTTCTTGATGCTTTTTCCAGAGCTGTAATTGCGGCTGATGCCAAAACCGCTCCTATCGGTGGTGCTGACTTGGCAGCCCTGAAGTCTTTCATCGCTGAAGGCAACAAGCGCCTTGATGCAGTGAATGCGATCGCCAGCAACGCTAGCTGCGCGGTTTCTGATGCTATTGCTGGGATTGCTTGTGAAAATACAGGTTTGCTACAAGCTGGTGGTAACTTGTATCCCACTCGCCGGATGGCTGCTTGCTTGCGTGATGCTGAAATCGTTCTGCGCTATGTAACCTACGCACTATTGGCTGGTGATTCTTCCGTATTAGACGATCGTGCTTTGAACGGTTTGAAAGAAACCTACACAGCTTTGGGCGTACCCACTGGCTCTTCTGTACGGGCTTTCCAAATCCTGAAGGCTATCAGCGTCGCTCACATCACCAACACCAACACTGAAGCTAACGCTGGTAAAAAGTTCCGTAAACAAGAAGTTGTTCAAGGCGACTGCTCTGCTCTAGCTGCTGAAGCTGCTAGCTACTTCGATCGCGTAATTTCTGCTTTGAGCTAATCGCTCATGGCTAAAGGCTGTTAGCCAAGCAAACTGAAATTAAAACTCGATCAAATCTAATCTGGAGTATAAAAAGCAATGAAATCAGTTATCACTACAGTTATTGGATCTGCTGATGCAGCAGGTCGTTTTCCAAGCAGTTCCGATCTAGAATCCGTTCAAGGTAGCATTCAGCGTGCTAATGCTCGTCTAGAAGCTGCTGAAAAGCTAGCTTCTGGTATCGATAACGTAGCTAAGGAAGGTTATGATGCTGCCTTCAAGAAATATCCTTACCTGAGCCAAGATGGTGAAGCTGGCGACACTCAAGTTAAGAAAGACAAGTGCCTCCGCGACATCAAGCACTACTTACGCTTGATCAACTACAGCTTAGTTGTGGGCGGCACTGGTCCTTTGGATGAGTGGGGTATTGCAGGTGCTCGTGAAGTTTATCGCTCTTTGGGTCTGCCCACCGCTCCCTACGTTACCGCGTTGACTTATACTCGCGATCGCGCTTGCTCTCCTCGCGACTTGTCTCCTCAAGCGTTAGTTGAGTTCCGCTCTCTTCTTGACTACGTAATCAACTCCCTTTCATAGTAATAGGGATTGACTAGACGTAGACGAGTGATCGTCATACTCTAAAACTCAGGGACTCTCAGTCTGTTGCTTTGCCTGTATCAGGTTGAGTGATTGAACAAGAGTCCCTCTGTTGTTAATAATTCGTAATTCGTAATTCGTAATTCGTAATGACGCTCTCTACGAGATGCTAAAAGCGTAGCTTGCTTCTCTGTAAGAGTACGCGGACTCGCTAACGTAATTCGTAATTAATGATTGAACTTGGAGGATTTAAACAGGGAA
This portion of the Nostoc sp. GT001 genome encodes:
- a CDS encoding NblA/ycf18 family protein; this encodes MDFPVELTLEQQFRLQNLKDQVKSLSQQEAQEYLLEVLRQMMVKDNLVKHLLKQA
- a CDS encoding RluA family pseudouridine synthase; translation: MHCVNTKSDRLDRYLSQELPDLSRSRIQQLIEQGNVQLNDRVCTSKKINVKLGDRITLEIPEVQPLELQAEDIPLDILYEDDQLLILNKPAGLVVHPAPGHPDGTLVNALLAHCPNLPGIGGVQRPGIVHRLDKDTTGAIAIAKTDIAHHHLQAQLKAKTARREYLGVVYGAPKTESGTIDLPIGRHPQDRKKMAVMPVEQGGRVAVTHWKVLERLGNFTLIHFQLETGRTHQIRVHSSKIGHPIVGDPVYSSGHSVGVNLPGQALHAWRLKLQHPLSEELIEVTATPPAHFTKLLEMLKRRTTL
- a CDS encoding phycobilisome rod-core linker polypeptide — encoded protein: MPLPLLEYEPSSQNQRVAGYEVPGDEQPRIFTTDNILSPSDLGDLIEAAYRQIFFYAFAADRETYLESQLRNGQITVRDFIRGLVLSNTFKKSFYDLNNNYRFVEQVIQRVLGRDPYSEREKIAWSIVVATKGIVGFIDEVLNTEEYLSNFGYSTVPYQRRRILPSQSAGELPFNIKSPRYEDYHRAKLGFPQIIWQVEVRRFLPQEQKPKAGDPALFLGLAQSINATGNAPQRISPYNIDIEKSVPYRQLSGIK
- a CDS encoding phycobiliprotein lyase produces the protein MDAMEFFQLSAGKWRSQRATHHLAFKRSEIGESDIQVETLDADHPEIIELCQYHEIDPSLSVGGSRVRWLGTMAWDREGEENHQGKTIFAIVPDGDNPRQGKLLRERGYAEIVPVVGLFHMDDEDGLVLTTEYETMSSIERFWFASPNMRLRTSTVKRFGGFSTASFCSESRIETSVEVSSPEEVTEKLGTDVLEKRQFYSVLGW
- a CDS encoding DUF952 domain-containing protein produces the protein MNTILHITKRQQWEQAKNLGTYRADSLDSEGFIHCSKSTQILKVAKRFFDNQKELVLLLIDSEKVKAEIRYEPAEIVELFPHIYGELNIDAVYQVIDFEAGEDGLFELPQEVIDLE
- a CDS encoding bleomycin hydrolase translates to MKSVITTVIGSADAAGRFPSSSDLESVQGSIQRANARLEAAEKLASGIDNVAKEGYDAAFKKYPYLSQDGEAGDTQVKKDKCLRDIKHYLRLINYSLVVGGTGPLDEWGIAGAREVYRSLGLPTAPYVTALTYTRDRACSPRDLSPQALVEFRSLLDYVINSLS
- a CDS encoding bleomycin hydrolase codes for the protein MVLDAFSRAVIAADAKTAPIGGADLAALKSFIAEGNKRLDAVNAIASNASCAVSDAIAGIACENTGLLQAGGNLYPTRRMAACLRDAEIVLRYVTYALLAGDSSVLDDRALNGLKETYTALGVPTGSSVRAFQILKAISVAHITNTNTEANAGKKFRKQEVVQGDCSALAAEAASYFDRVISALS